From the genome of Uranotaenia lowii strain MFRU-FL chromosome 1, ASM2978415v1, whole genome shotgun sequence, one region includes:
- the LOC129760673 gene encoding protein GVQW3-like translates to MARSGRPRSVRTARLIKIIRDRIRRNPAQSARKLARNLKMNRESIRLLLRKDLKRTPYKKQVVHGVTKATMVKRYQRSRELLGWRADDEIIFSDEKLFVLD, encoded by the coding sequence ATGgcacgatctggacgaccaaggtctgtgagaactgCAAGGCTGATAAAGATTATTCGAGACCGGATTAGACGGAATCCCGCCCAATCTGCACGGAAGCTGGCCAGGAACCTTAAAATGAACCGAGAATCAATCCGCCTGCTTCTGCGCAAGGATTTAAAACGTACACCGTACAAAAAACAGGTGGTTCATGGGGTTACCAAAGCTACAATGGTCAAGAGGTACCAACGGTCGCGGGAGTTGCTCGGTTGGCGCGCGGATGACGAGATCattttttcggacgagaagctgttcgttttggaCTAA